A window from Malacoplasma iowae encodes these proteins:
- a CDS encoding DnaD domain protein — translation MSNFLQSEYKYIYKTDINVNLAILNKAYAPLLSSKALAFYNFMYAELLIYNTVKFFTNHIGSIFKFLNITKKKEFDDIRNNLEALKLLNTYYEKSTNTYYFELLEPKKFGDLIENKKIESLLIEIIGENELHKLKTQFASAFVPDNVKKISENFDTYYSNNSKIRETLEFNFDKLYKSISKTSSLAINIDDVKSDINEYYINFDVSYENIEKAIYNSIVKKGNEFVVNKLLFLQEVSQFNKESVKLDFFNKIKLNRNKQMFVEKSSIDSLSNIFFDYKNLKSEQYLSAILKSEISDEEIEIINQLRNKYFLNDSLINIMIDFSIDKTHHKLNVKYLTKTARSFNLENIETVEQAYEYLMNPSSRNKRNKASKSSNSKKDLVGKIERDEGFSGEDISCKDDYEPLVDIEI, via the coding sequence ATGTCAAATTTTTTACAATCTGAATACAAATACATTTATAAAACAGATATTAATGTTAATTTAGCCATTCTTAACAAAGCATATGCTCCATTATTGAGTTCTAAAGCTTTAGCTTTTTATAATTTTATGTATGCTGAACTCCTTATATACAATACTGTTAAATTCTTTACAAATCACATTGGATCTATCTTTAAATTTTTAAACATTACAAAGAAAAAAGAATTCGATGATATAAGAAATAATTTGGAAGCTTTAAAATTATTAAACACATACTATGAAAAAAGTACTAATACATATTATTTTGAATTGTTAGAACCAAAAAAATTTGGTGATCTAATTGAAAATAAAAAAATAGAGTCTTTACTAATTGAAATAATTGGTGAAAATGAATTACATAAATTAAAAACACAATTTGCTTCAGCCTTTGTTCCAGATAATGTAAAAAAAATTTCTGAGAACTTTGATACATATTACTCTAATAATTCAAAAATTAGAGAAACATTAGAATTTAATTTTGACAAACTTTATAAATCCATTTCTAAAACTTCTTCATTGGCTATTAATATAGATGATGTTAAAAGCGACATTAATGAATATTATATAAACTTTGATGTAAGTTATGAAAACATTGAAAAAGCAATTTATAATTCAATTGTAAAAAAGGGAAATGAGTTTGTTGTTAACAAACTTTTATTTTTGCAAGAAGTATCACAATTCAATAAAGAATCTGTAAAATTAGATTTTTTTAATAAAATAAAATTAAATAGAAATAAACAAATGTTTGTAGAAAAAAGTTCAATCGATTCTTTAAGCAATATTTTCTTTGATTATAAAAATTTGAAATCTGAACAATACCTATCAGCAATTTTAAAGTCTGAAATTTCAGATGAAGAAATTGAAATAATCAATCAATTAAGAAATAAATATTTTTTAAATGATAGCTTAATTAATATAATGATAGATTTTTCAATAGATAAAACACATCATAAGTTAAATGTAAAATATTTAACAAAAACTGCTAGATCTTTTAATTTAGAAAATATTGAAACAGTTGAACAAGCTTATGAATATTTAATGAATCCTTCATCAAGAAATAAAAGAAACAAAGCATCTAAATCTAGTAATTCTAAAAAAGATTTAGTTGGTAAAATAGAAAGAGACGAAGGTTTTTCTGGCGAAGATATTTCTTGTAAAGATGATTATGAACCTTTGGTTGATATAGAAATTTAA
- a CDS encoding ATP-binding protein gives MLIKELQQFKKENENNSSLLSEEELLSIYKKEIEKVNQFPHFLILNLTEDEIRQYYFFFKEIMNQTVECMKLTDKCSNQLNVHLDVFRGDDNKLYFFYTKCVKMEKIFREKSYKEKYLYHYYSDTFLTDVKLDRKWIGNEVHATKNELIKLFQSKVKSGANTGIYIYGSFGIGKTYCCNAFANLFAEKLNKTICFIYIPDFVNMLKDGFNNPDKKIENSKILQNAQNADVLFLDDVGAEYATDWFYSNILLNLLNQRYANNKITYFNSNLSIDELEKKIKKSLKGDDSYLIAGRIIDRIKSLVNNNFILLKGDNMRHKKEKTND, from the coding sequence ATGTTAATAAAAGAACTTCAACAATTTAAAAAGGAAAATGAAAACAATTCTTCTTTGCTATCTGAAGAAGAATTGCTTTCAATTTATAAGAAGGAAATAGAAAAGGTTAATCAATTTCCTCACTTTTTAATTCTTAATTTAACAGAAGATGAAATAAGACAATATTATTTCTTTTTTAAAGAAATTATGAATCAAACAGTTGAATGCATGAAATTAACAGATAAATGTTCAAACCAATTAAATGTACATCTAGATGTTTTTAGAGGAGATGACAATAAGCTTTATTTCTTTTACACAAAGTGTGTAAAGATGGAAAAGATTTTCCGAGAAAAAAGTTACAAAGAAAAATATTTATACCACTATTACTCAGACACTTTTTTAACTGATGTAAAATTAGATAGAAAATGAATTGGCAATGAAGTTCATGCAACAAAAAACGAACTAATTAAATTATTTCAAAGCAAAGTTAAATCAGGTGCTAATACTGGTATTTATATTTATGGATCTTTTGGCATTGGTAAAACATATTGTTGTAATGCGTTTGCAAATTTATTCGCTGAGAAATTAAATAAAACTATATGTTTTATATATATTCCAGATTTTGTAAATATGTTAAAAGATGGTTTTAATAATCCAGATAAAAAAATTGAAAATAGTAAAATTTTACAAAATGCACAAAATGCGGATGTATTATTTTTAGATGATGTTGGAGCTGAATATGCAACCGACTGATTTTATTCAAACATTTTACTAAACCTGTTAAATCAACGATATGCTAATAATAAGATTACTTACTTTAACTCAAATTTATCTATAGATGAGTTAGAAAAAAAGATTAAAAAAAGTTTAAAAGGTGATGATAGTTATCTTATAGCTGGAAGAATAATAGACAGAATTAAATCGCTTGTAAATAATAATTTTATATTATTAAAAGGGGATAACATGCGTCATAAAAAGGAGAAAACAAATGATTAA
- the argS gene encoding arginine--tRNA ligase produces the protein MIKNTLLSLIEKDIKKFLLDKYSIKKININVDKTKSINLGDFTTNAAMVSSSILKKDVMEIGENIKEELMKTNLFEKVEIVKPGFINMFLNSETRFKLIKQIIKEEKDYGQFAPKKMKYNIEYVSANPTGSLHIGHARNAALGMTLSNIWLKNGIAVTREYYINDGGSQIDKLGMSTFYRYLQLNGKKVKMDPDYYQGEEPKNIAKQIYEKYGDKFVNLSYDKTKIDDEEVFEFFKTFSKNSCMDFIKKDLKEFRVKFDRYYPESNIYKLNLIDKTIKKLGKNVYEKDGAVWLKSTKFNDDKDRVLIKSDKKFTYFLPDIAYHNIKITRKDGVTKLFNIWGADHNSYVTRMTAALQCFGFKPDIMHVIIMQMVKLTKNGEEFKMSKRSGQSLTLRDLISTIGVESSRWLLVSQASEAHLEIDVQQFTNKSYDEHLYYVFYAYARINKLLQKGNKLVKNKKVNNFDKITLDKEKELINMMFYYPHTIDNISKSYEVQKLPTFLYNLAMIFHSYYNETKIFSDNSDIELLTQRVMLLNALKWTIKSCLSLFDIEPKNKL, from the coding sequence ATGATTAAAAATACTTTACTTTCTTTAATTGAAAAAGATATAAAAAAATTCTTATTAGATAAATATTCTATAAAGAAAATTAACATAAACGTTGATAAAACTAAGTCAATCAATTTAGGTGATTTTACAACTAATGCCGCTATGGTTTCATCTTCTATTTTGAAAAAAGATGTTATGGAAATAGGGGAAAATATAAAAGAAGAATTAATGAAAACCAATTTATTTGAAAAAGTTGAAATTGTAAAACCTGGTTTTATTAACATGTTTTTAAATTCAGAAACAAGATTTAAATTAATAAAACAAATTATTAAAGAAGAAAAAGATTATGGTCAATTTGCACCTAAAAAAATGAAATACAATATAGAATATGTTTCAGCTAATCCAACAGGATCTTTACATATTGGTCATGCAAGAAATGCTGCACTTGGTATGACTCTTTCAAATATTTGGTTGAAAAATGGGATTGCTGTTACAAGAGAATATTATATAAATGATGGTGGTTCTCAAATTGATAAACTTGGGATGTCAACATTTTATAGATACTTACAATTAAATGGTAAAAAAGTAAAAATGGACCCTGACTATTATCAAGGTGAAGAACCTAAAAACATTGCTAAACAAATTTATGAAAAATATGGTGATAAATTTGTTAATTTAAGTTATGACAAAACCAAAATAGACGATGAAGAAGTATTTGAGTTTTTCAAAACTTTCTCAAAAAATTCTTGTATGGATTTTATTAAAAAAGATCTTAAAGAATTTAGAGTTAAATTTGATAGATATTATCCAGAATCAAACATTTATAAACTTAATTTAATTGATAAAACAATTAAAAAACTTGGTAAAAATGTTTATGAAAAAGATGGTGCTGTTTGACTAAAATCTACAAAATTTAATGATGATAAAGATAGAGTTTTAATTAAAAGTGACAAAAAGTTTACTTACTTTTTACCAGACATTGCATATCACAACATTAAAATAACTAGAAAAGATGGAGTGACAAAATTATTTAATATTTGGGGAGCTGATCATAATAGTTATGTAACTAGAATGACTGCAGCACTACAATGTTTTGGGTTTAAACCAGATATTATGCATGTAATTATAATGCAAATGGTTAAGCTTACTAAAAATGGTGAAGAATTTAAAATGTCAAAAAGAAGTGGTCAATCACTTACTTTAAGAGATTTAATTTCCACAATTGGTGTAGAGAGTTCTAGATGGTTATTAGTATCACAAGCTTCAGAAGCTCATCTTGAAATAGATGTTCAACAATTTACTAATAAATCATATGATGAACATTTGTATTATGTATTTTATGCTTATGCAAGAATCAACAAGTTACTTCAAAAAGGTAACAAATTAGTTAAAAATAAAAAAGTTAATAATTTTGACAAAATTACTTTGGATAAAGAAAAAGAACTTATCAATATGATGTTTTATTATCCACATACAATTGACAACATCTCTAAGTCTTATGAAGTTCAAAAACTTCCAACATTTCTTTATAACTTAGCAATGATTTTTCATTCATACTACAATGAAACAAAAATATTCTCTGACAATTCAGATATAGAATTATTAACTCAAAGAGTAATGCTATTAAATGCATTGAAATGAACAATAAAAAGTTGTTTATCATTATTTGATATAGAACCAAAAAACAAATTATAG
- a CDS encoding IS30 family transposase, whose translation MKTYKHLTKEERCLIYFLWNKEKYSMNKIAKILNKNKSTISRELKRNTSSTGIYYSSTAHKKYIRRKSNCHMFFMLKYKNFTDLFIQKFNPKSHGVEATIFWIKENYPLVKVPSARQVFRWINSKIWKIQRRDCLRRKYVKGKRRKIGIFSKIDGKYCIPYSLRPEKINNRKEFGHWEADLIVSKRQSGYYHLLTLVERKTRLAIIRKIKGKNARSMMAKMYTIIRDEKLPIKSITVDNGLEFQMMGITAKQFNFKVYYCQPYSSFQRGSNENINGIVRRWYKKGTDFSLVSEDKIKTLEWKVNNIPRKMFGYKTAYQMYQENI comes from the coding sequence ATGAAAACTTATAAACATTTAACAAAAGAAGAAAGATGCTTAATTTATTTTCTTTGAAATAAAGAAAAATATTCTATGAATAAGATTGCAAAAATCTTAAATAAAAACAAATCAACAATATCAAGAGAATTAAAAAGAAACACATCTTCAACAGGGATTTATTATTCATCAACTGCTCACAAAAAATACATTAGAAGAAAATCAAATTGTCATATGTTTTTTATGTTGAAGTACAAAAACTTCACAGATCTTTTTATTCAAAAATTTAATCCTAAATCTCATGGTGTAGAAGCTACAATTTTTTGAATAAAAGAAAACTATCCGTTAGTTAAAGTTCCAAGTGCTAGGCAAGTATTTAGATGAATCAATAGCAAGATTTGAAAGATACAAAGAAGAGATTGTTTAAGAAGAAAATATGTTAAAGGAAAAAGAAGAAAAATAGGTATATTTTCTAAAATTGATGGAAAATACTGCATTCCTTATAGTCTAAGACCAGAAAAGATAAACAATAGAAAAGAATTTGGACATTGAGAAGCTGATCTAATAGTTAGTAAAAGGCAAAGTGGTTATTACCACTTATTGACATTAGTGGAAAGAAAAACAAGGTTGGCAATTATTAGAAAAATAAAAGGGAAGAACGCTAGATCAATGATGGCTAAAATGTATACCATTATTCGAGATGAAAAACTCCCAATAAAAAGCATCACTGTTGATAATGGGTTAGAGTTTCAAATGATGGGAATAACTGCAAAACAATTCAACTTTAAAGTTTATTATTGCCAACCTTATTCTTCATTCCAAAGAGGGTCCAACGAGAACATAAATGGGATAGTTAGAAGATGATATAAAAAAGGAACTGACTTCAGTTTAGTAAGTGAAGATAAAATAAAAACTCTTGAATGAAAAGTAAACAACATCCCAAGAAAAATGTTTGGTTATAAAACAGCTTACCAAATGTATCAAGAAAATATTTAA
- the gap gene encoding type I glyceraldehyde-3-phosphate dehydrogenase, translated as MEINMAIKVAINGFGRIGRLTFRQFIDNKKVEVVAINDLTSAKTLAHLLKYDSAHRKCEAKISSTENEIIVNGKHIPVFAEKDPASLPWKKLGVDVVIESTGRFVDVEGASKHLEAGAKKVVISAPAKGDIPTVVYNVNHRILKASDKIVSAASCTTNALAPVAKVLHENFKIKSGLMNTIHAYTADQRLQDAPHNDLRRARAAAVSIVPSTTGAAKAIGLVLPELKGKLHGLAVRVPTLTGSLVDLSVEFEKQPTVEEINAAMKKAANESLDYLEDEIVSSDVIGDSHGSIFDPFLTMALEVDGKKTYKVFTWYDNESSYVSQLVRVVTYVGSLK; from the coding sequence ATGGAGATAAATATGGCAATTAAAGTAGCAATTAATGGATTTGGTCGTATTGGAAGATTAACTTTCAGACAATTCATTGATAACAAAAAAGTTGAAGTTGTTGCTATTAACGACTTAACAAGTGCTAAAACTTTAGCACACTTATTAAAGTACGATTCAGCTCACAGAAAATGTGAAGCTAAAATTAGCAGTACTGAAAATGAAATTATAGTTAATGGAAAACACATTCCAGTTTTTGCTGAAAAAGATCCTGCATCATTACCTTGAAAAAAATTAGGTGTTGATGTTGTTATTGAATCAACAGGTAGATTTGTAGATGTTGAAGGTGCTAGTAAACACTTAGAAGCAGGAGCTAAAAAAGTTGTAATTTCAGCTCCAGCTAAAGGAGATATTCCAACTGTTGTTTACAACGTTAACCATAGGATTTTAAAAGCATCAGATAAAATTGTTTCTGCTGCATCATGTACAACTAACGCACTTGCTCCTGTAGCAAAAGTATTACATGAAAATTTTAAAATTAAATCTGGTTTAATGAACACAATTCATGCATATACTGCAGACCAAAGATTACAAGATGCTCCACACAATGATTTAAGAAGAGCTAGAGCAGCAGCTGTTTCAATAGTTCCTTCTACTACTGGTGCAGCTAAAGCAATTGGTTTAGTATTACCTGAATTAAAAGGAAAATTACATGGACTTGCAGTTAGAGTTCCAACTCTTACAGGTTCTTTAGTTGACTTAAGTGTTGAATTTGAAAAACAACCAACTGTAGAAGAAATCAATGCAGCAATGAAAAAAGCAGCTAATGAATCACTTGATTATTTAGAAGATGAAATTGTTTCATCAGATGTAATTGGAGACAGCCACGGTTCAATATTTGACCCATTCTTAACAATGGCTTTAGAAGTTGATGGCAAAAAAACTTATAAAGTATTTACTTGATATGATAATGAAAGCTCATATGTTTCACAATTAGTAAGAGTTGTTACATATGTAGGTTCTTTAAAATAG
- a CDS encoding phosphoglycerate kinase, giving the protein MEYNKKTLRDVNVEEKKVIVRVDFNVPIDKQTGKITDQTRIIEALPTIAYLIEKKAKVILLSHLGKVKTLEDITSGKKSLKVVYEALKNLLPGTEILFHESSKDLKIANIIKTMNNGSILLLENTRYNDVDDKGKVVKLESKNDPTLGKFWADLADVYVNDAFGTAHREHASNVGIANKCKDSCIGFLVEKELTKLGKALNNPEKPIVAIFGGAKISDKIKSIENIGKIADKILIGGGMAYTFFKAQGYEIGKSILEEESIPIAKELLEKFKDKLMLPVDVNCAKEYEDVKPTRFAFNEIPSDYEGLDIGKKTIKTYKKIIKNSKTIIWNGPVGVSEFSNFANGTNKICKAIAKATMKNGAYSIIGGGDSAAAAIKLGYKDKFSHISTGGGASLVFFEGVPLPGVAAIKDKK; this is encoded by the coding sequence ATGGAATACAACAAAAAAACATTAAGAGATGTAAATGTTGAAGAAAAAAAAGTAATTGTAAGAGTGGATTTTAATGTACCTATTGATAAACAAACAGGAAAAATAACAGATCAAACTAGAATAATTGAAGCTCTTCCAACTATTGCATATTTAATAGAAAAAAAAGCAAAAGTTATTTTACTTTCTCACTTAGGAAAAGTTAAAACTTTAGAAGATATTACAAGTGGTAAAAAATCTTTAAAGGTTGTTTATGAAGCATTAAAAAATTTATTACCAGGAACTGAAATTTTATTTCATGAAAGTAGTAAAGATTTAAAAATAGCAAACATAATTAAAACTATGAATAATGGTAGTATTTTACTATTAGAAAATACTAGATATAACGATGTTGATGACAAAGGTAAAGTTGTTAAACTAGAATCAAAAAATGATCCAACTTTAGGTAAATTTTGAGCTGATTTAGCTGATGTATATGTTAATGATGCATTTGGTACAGCTCATAGAGAACATGCATCAAATGTTGGTATTGCAAATAAATGTAAAGATTCATGTATTGGATTTTTAGTTGAAAAAGAATTAACTAAACTTGGCAAAGCTCTTAATAACCCAGAAAAACCAATTGTTGCAATTTTTGGTGGGGCTAAAATTTCAGACAAAATTAAATCTATAGAAAATATAGGTAAAATAGCTGACAAAATCCTTATTGGTGGTGGAATGGCATATACATTCTTTAAAGCACAGGGATATGAAATTGGTAAATCAATTCTTGAAGAAGAATCTATTCCAATTGCTAAAGAATTATTAGAAAAATTCAAAGATAAATTAATGCTTCCAGTAGATGTTAATTGTGCTAAAGAATATGAAGATGTAAAACCAACAAGATTTGCATTTAATGAAATTCCAAGTGATTATGAAGGATTGGATATTGGAAAGAAAACCATCAAAACATATAAAAAGATTATAAAAAACTCTAAGACAATTATTTGGAATGGACCAGTTGGTGTTTCTGAATTTTCAAACTTTGCAAACGGAACAAATAAAATTTGTAAAGCAATAGCTAAAGCAACTATGAAAAATGGTGCTTACAGTATCATTGGTGGTGGTGATTCAGCAGCAGCTGCAATTAAATTAGGTTACAAAGACAAATTCTCTCACATTTCAACAGGTGGGGGAGCATCACTTGTTTTCTTTGAAGGTGTTCCACTTCCAGGTGTTGCTGCAATAAAAGATAAAAAGTAA
- a CDS encoding lysophospholipid acyltransferase family protein: MNAKVFFTTLWNKIAFPFSSLSLLIGLSRSKKKYLTYESEPEDLPESERYTHVFKLSRRACFVTNTKVKLEGLDKVPNVPVLFICNHKSSFDPVILLKIFSEKQIKPVFVSKKEVLDNKKVGFAARLINTIFMDRKNLRDVYRCIQEEKAVLKNKSVVVFIEGTRIKSDNFGEFRGAALEPSYATMRSIVPVVIYGTKSMEESNKKQLLKYKEVTVKFLEPIKYKEFIHVDKQVFANKIKDLMFNEYKKIAEERKEELNLENIETDKEKENLDIVQENLTETKDNQENNQEISKIVKQKES; this comes from the coding sequence ATGAATGCAAAAGTTTTTTTTACAACACTATGAAATAAAATAGCTTTTCCTTTTTCTTCTTTATCTTTATTAATTGGATTATCAAGATCAAAGAAAAAATATTTAACTTATGAATCAGAACCAGAAGATTTACCAGAATCTGAAAGATACACACATGTATTTAAACTTTCTAGAAGAGCTTGTTTTGTAACAAATACTAAAGTTAAACTAGAAGGGTTGGATAAAGTACCAAATGTACCAGTTTTGTTTATTTGCAACCATAAGTCATCATTTGATCCTGTAATATTACTAAAAATTTTCTCTGAAAAACAAATTAAACCAGTTTTTGTTTCAAAAAAAGAAGTTCTTGATAATAAAAAAGTTGGGTTCGCTGCAAGACTTATTAATACCATATTCATGGATAGAAAAAATTTAAGAGATGTTTATAGATGTATTCAAGAAGAAAAAGCAGTTCTTAAAAATAAATCAGTAGTTGTTTTTATTGAAGGTACAAGAATTAAATCTGACAACTTTGGTGAATTTAGAGGCGCTGCTTTAGAACCATCATATGCAACAATGAGATCTATTGTTCCTGTTGTTATTTATGGTACTAAATCAATGGAAGAAAGCAACAAAAAACAATTATTAAAATATAAAGAAGTAACAGTTAAATTTTTAGAACCTATTAAATATAAAGAATTCATTCATGTTGATAAACAAGTTTTCGCTAATAAAATAAAAGATTTAATGTTTAATGAATACAAAAAAATTGCTGAAGAAAGAAAAGAAGAATTAAATTTAGAAAATATTGAAACAGATAAAGAGAAAGAAAATTTGGATATTGTTCAAGAAAATTTAACAGAAACAAAAGACAATCAAGAAAACAATCAAGAAATAAGTAAAATAGTAAAACAAAAAGAATCTTAA
- a CDS encoding segregation and condensation protein A, translating into MDNNSEKTLKNDVLSEETTNSNPDDNNESVEDKIDVEPEQDSLSFENKDIDIINKENNTEINNFNLNHNQHINNDVSTEINHNIESSEFKVTINDFDGPFDLLLALVKEKKMDIMNLDLVVIAKQYVAFVSRNIAHLKIDDMTEYLLMASYLLELKSKKVLPVIDTPEKLEKEIERDKFIQRLLIYKQFKNLVPTLMDKMEKRYEMHEKESNNFTEYLNSEDNQTVFLPDNLDVQNILKAMQKVYLKLQAKKPLVDIKTIDISEVSIDDVEQEIKEFLSSYEAGFKISLTDYLNKIPLEKFTKQYFVVTFVALLVLVRHQHIMLEQDINNDEEIYIIKRSVIENEEVLGDER; encoded by the coding sequence ATGGATAACAACTCAGAAAAAACATTGAAAAATGATGTTCTTTCAGAAGAAACAACAAATTCAAATCCAGATGATAATAACGAATCTGTTGAAGATAAAATTGATGTTGAACCAGAACAAGATTCATTATCTTTTGAAAACAAAGATATAGATATTATTAATAAAGAAAATAATACTGAAATTAATAATTTTAATTTAAATCATAATCAGCATATCAATAATGATGTTTCTACTGAAATAAATCATAATATTGAAAGTTCAGAATTTAAAGTAACCATCAATGATTTTGATGGCCCTTTTGACTTATTGCTAGCATTAGTCAAAGAAAAGAAAATGGACATTATGAATCTTGATTTAGTTGTTATTGCCAAACAATATGTTGCTTTTGTTAGTCGTAATATTGCTCATTTAAAAATTGATGATATGACTGAATACTTATTAATGGCTTCATATTTGTTAGAATTAAAATCAAAAAAAGTTTTACCTGTTATAGATACTCCTGAAAAACTTGAAAAAGAAATTGAACGTGATAAATTTATTCAAAGATTGCTTATCTATAAACAATTTAAAAATCTTGTTCCAACTCTTATGGATAAAATGGAAAAAAGATATGAAATGCATGAAAAAGAATCAAACAATTTCACTGAATATTTAAATTCAGAGGATAATCAAACAGTTTTTTTGCCTGATAATTTAGATGTACAAAATATTTTAAAAGCAATGCAAAAAGTTTATTTAAAACTACAAGCAAAAAAACCTCTTGTTGATATTAAAACAATTGATATAAGTGAAGTATCAATAGATGATGTTGAACAAGAAATAAAAGAATTTTTATCAAGTTATGAGGCTGGATTTAAAATATCTCTAACAGATTATTTAAATAAAATTCCGTTAGAGAAGTTCACAAAACAATATTTTGTTGTTACATTTGTTGCACTATTAGTTTTGGTAAGACATCAACACATAATGTTAGAACAAGATATAAACAACGATGAAGAAATTTATATTATTAAAAGATCAGTTATAGAAAATGAAGAGGTGTTAGGGGATGAACGTTAA
- the scpB gene encoding SMC-Scp complex subunit ScpB, producing the protein MNVKSVIEGALFIAGKDGMDKEKLKKISRLDDSDFDAVIEEMIVEYERNSQRGIILRKFGNEYKLLTKPEINKIISKNFDIKQKNPLNQAMIETLAIIAYNEPCTRTKIHEMRKTDPTPILDKLIELGLVEQAGRSEAVGKPYLYQVTKNFYDVFGINSIKELPEIVLPEEDLDDNSDIDFFDSNRDE; encoded by the coding sequence ATGAACGTTAAAAGTGTAATTGAAGGTGCTCTTTTCATTGCTGGAAAAGATGGAATGGATAAAGAAAAACTAAAAAAAATTAGTAGGTTAGATGATTCAGACTTTGATGCTGTAATTGAAGAAATGATTGTTGAATATGAAAGAAACTCTCAAAGAGGAATTATTTTAAGAAAATTTGGTAATGAATATAAACTTTTAACTAAACCAGAAATTAATAAAATCATTTCAAAAAACTTTGACATTAAACAAAAAAATCCATTGAATCAGGCAATGATAGAAACTCTTGCAATAATTGCATATAATGAACCATGTACAAGAACAAAAATACATGAAATGAGAAAAACAGATCCAACACCAATTTTAGATAAACTAATTGAATTAGGATTGGTTGAACAAGCTGGTAGAAGTGAAGCAGTTGGTAAACCATATCTTTATCAAGTTACAAAAAACTTTTATGATGTTTTTGGGATAAATTCAATAAAAGAATTACCAGAAATAGTTTTACCAGAAGAGGATCTAGATGATAATAGTGATATAGATTTCTTTGATTCAAATAGAGACGAATAA